The following are encoded in a window of Kitasatospora fiedleri genomic DNA:
- a CDS encoding flavin reductase family protein produces MATTDRNPSISSELDAGALRRAFGAYPTGVVAVGALRDGGPVGFAASSFVSISLEPPMVAISVARASTTWPRLAGAPVLGLSVLSRGQGALCRRLASRAGDRFDGTPWQATADGAVLIHDAALWLTARVGPVHDGGDHEIVLLELLGAELFPGVEPLVFHTSQFRELTPHA; encoded by the coding sequence ATGGCCACCACCGACCGAAACCCCAGCATTTCTTCCGAGTTGGACGCGGGCGCGCTGCGGCGGGCGTTCGGGGCGTACCCGACCGGCGTGGTCGCGGTCGGCGCGCTGCGCGACGGCGGGCCGGTCGGGTTCGCGGCCAGCTCCTTCGTGTCGATCTCGCTGGAGCCGCCGATGGTGGCGATCAGCGTGGCCCGCGCCTCCACCACCTGGCCCCGGCTGGCCGGGGCCCCGGTGCTCGGCCTGAGCGTGCTCAGCCGCGGCCAGGGCGCGCTGTGCCGCAGGCTCGCCTCCCGGGCGGGCGACCGGTTCGACGGCACGCCCTGGCAGGCGACGGCCGACGGCGCGGTGCTGATCCACGACGCCGCGCTGTGGCTGACCGCCCGGGTCGGCCCGGTGCACGACGGCGGGGACCACGAGATCGTCCTGCTGGAACTGCTGGGCGCCGAACTGTTCCCGGGCGTGGAGCCGTTGGTCTTCCACACCAGCCAGTTCCGCGAGCTCACCCCGCATGCCTGA
- a CDS encoding erythromycin esterase family protein codes for MTVSLGDAARPFSAASLAALVPAGTRLLALGEPTHGAEEFLDLRNELFRHLATDHGYRSIAVESDCLAARAVDAYVGGAAGALDTVVREGFGHGFGEFAGNRELVRWMREFNEGVEEGERLRCYGADGPLEITGAAAPGPSLLRLHDFLAARLPNELLPDRAELLRRCGPDHRWTEPAAALDPTRSVGRTEDAVRLRLLADELNVLLAAHRPQFDDDEDAYWQAELDARTATGLLRYHAATAGDGPDRLNSLMRQRGLMIADNLEAILRREARRGPTLVFAHNRHLQREAAHIPLGDHRLRWWSAGSLLESRLGDGYAFLATTFGHRAPGDHPAPDTLEGRLATLPAPRTVLDPTLLAAALRESGPVKPRVPADHTYFGLDPETLGLVDGVVFVRAIARQQGPFGGG; via the coding sequence ATGACTGTCTCGCTCGGGGACGCCGCCCGCCCCTTCTCCGCCGCTTCCCTCGCCGCCCTCGTCCCTGCCGGCACCCGGCTGCTCGCCCTCGGCGAACCCACCCACGGCGCCGAGGAGTTCCTCGACCTGCGCAACGAACTCTTCCGCCACCTGGCCACCGACCACGGCTACCGCTCGATCGCGGTCGAGAGCGACTGCCTGGCCGCCCGCGCCGTCGACGCGTACGTCGGCGGCGCGGCGGGCGCATTGGACACCGTGGTGCGGGAGGGGTTCGGCCACGGGTTCGGGGAGTTCGCCGGGAACCGCGAACTCGTCCGCTGGATGCGGGAGTTCAACGAAGGGGTGGAGGAGGGCGAACGGCTGCGGTGCTACGGGGCGGACGGCCCGCTGGAGATCACCGGGGCCGCCGCGCCCGGCCCTTCACTCCTCCGGCTGCACGACTTCCTGGCCGCGCGGCTGCCCAACGAACTCCTGCCCGACCGCGCGGAGCTGCTGCGCCGCTGCGGGCCGGACCACCGCTGGACCGAACCCGCCGCCGCGCTCGACCCGACCCGCTCGGTGGGCCGCACCGAGGACGCCGTCCGACTGCGGCTGCTCGCCGACGAGTTGAACGTCCTGCTGGCCGCGCACCGCCCGCAGTTCGACGACGACGAGGACGCGTACTGGCAGGCCGAACTCGACGCCCGCACCGCGACCGGCCTGCTCCGCTACCACGCCGCGACCGCCGGCGACGGCCCCGACCGGCTCAACTCCCTGATGCGGCAACGCGGCCTGATGATCGCCGACAACCTCGAGGCGATCCTCCGCCGCGAGGCCCGCCGCGGACCGACCCTCGTCTTCGCCCACAACCGGCACCTCCAGCGCGAGGCCGCCCACATCCCGCTCGGCGACCATCGACTCCGCTGGTGGAGCGCCGGATCACTCCTCGAATCCCGCCTCGGCGACGGCTACGCCTTCCTCGCCACCACCTTCGGCCACCGCGCCCCCGGCGACCACCCCGCCCCCGACACCCTCGAAGGCCGCCTCGCCACCCTCCCGGCCCCGCGCACCGTCCTCGACCCGACCCTCCTCGCGGCGGCCCTGCGCGAGTCGGGACCGGTGAAGCCCCGGGTCCCGGCCGACCACACCTACTTCGGGCTGGACCCGGAGACGCTGGGCCTGGTGGACGGAGTGGTGTTCGTCCGGGCCATCGCCCGCCAGCAGGGGCCGTTCGGCGGCGGCTGA
- a CDS encoding NtaA/DmoA family FMN-dependent monooxygenase (This protein belongs to a clade of FMN-dependent monooxygenases, within a broader family of flavin-dependent oxidoreductases, the luciferase-like monooxygenase (LMM) family, some of whose members use coenzyme F420 rather than FMN.) — translation MRSLKLGLFENAQTNASGTATWRHPDSRRHLFDTLGYWREVARLCEDAKLDFLFLADAWGWSEIDGVRPPIATEETLDLPRLDPFVIASALLASTTDLGLVVTGSVLVEPPYAFARRLATLDQLSGGRLGWNVVTTGTADTAVKAFGMDMVAHDDRYAMAEDFLDLVYKYWEGAWEPDALEKDKAGRFADPAKVHQVAHEGPYFRSHGYGNTARSPQGTPVLFQAGASPAGRRVGGRHGECMFVGSGSVEQLAGHTEAIRAEAVRAGRGADGVKVMSAFSCVVGATTSDAERRWQRVLDAQRPEVTVASYAMFTGLDLSSYAPDTPMTELSTEMSQTQVARFAGKTVGDVLADWHTHGVGARPVVGTAEEIADELCALAEGADLDGFLLSPTVQPASTVEFVESVLPILRERGAFRGAYADGESLRERLTGSGDRALPAGHPAARHRH, via the coding sequence ATGCGCAGCCTCAAGCTCGGCCTGTTCGAGAACGCCCAGACCAACGCCAGCGGCACCGCCACCTGGCGGCACCCCGACAGCCGCCGCCACCTGTTCGACACCCTCGGCTACTGGCGCGAGGTCGCGCGGCTGTGCGAGGACGCCAAGCTGGACTTCCTGTTCCTGGCCGACGCCTGGGGCTGGTCGGAGATCGACGGGGTGCGCCCGCCGATCGCCACCGAGGAGACGCTCGACCTGCCGCGGCTGGACCCGTTCGTGATCGCCTCGGCGCTGCTGGCCTCCACCACCGACCTGGGCCTGGTGGTGACCGGCTCGGTGCTGGTCGAACCGCCGTACGCGTTCGCCCGCCGGCTGGCCACCCTGGACCAGCTCTCCGGCGGCCGCCTGGGCTGGAACGTGGTGACCACCGGCACCGCCGACACCGCCGTGAAGGCGTTCGGGATGGACATGGTCGCGCACGACGACCGGTACGCGATGGCCGAGGACTTCCTCGACCTGGTCTACAAGTACTGGGAGGGCGCCTGGGAGCCGGACGCCCTGGAGAAGGACAAGGCCGGCCGGTTCGCCGACCCGGCGAAGGTGCACCAGGTCGCGCACGAGGGCCCGTACTTCCGCTCGCACGGCTACGGCAACACCGCCCGCTCCCCGCAGGGCACCCCGGTGCTGTTCCAGGCCGGCGCGTCCCCGGCGGGCCGCCGGGTCGGCGGACGGCACGGCGAGTGCATGTTCGTCGGCAGCGGCAGCGTCGAGCAGCTGGCCGGCCACACCGAGGCGATCCGCGCGGAGGCCGTGCGGGCCGGGCGCGGGGCCGACGGGGTCAAGGTGATGTCGGCGTTCTCCTGCGTGGTCGGCGCGACCACCTCGGACGCCGAGCGCCGCTGGCAGCGGGTGCTGGACGCCCAGCGCCCGGAGGTCACCGTCGCCTCGTACGCGATGTTCACCGGCCTGGACCTGTCCTCGTACGCGCCGGACACCCCGATGACCGAGCTGTCCACCGAGATGTCGCAGACCCAGGTCGCCCGGTTCGCGGGGAAGACGGTCGGCGACGTGCTCGCCGACTGGCACACCCACGGGGTGGGCGCCCGCCCGGTGGTCGGCACCGCCGAGGAGATCGCCGACGAGCTCTGCGCCCTGGCGGAGGGCGCCGACCTGGACGGCTTCCTGCTCTCGCCGACCGTCCAGCCGGCCTCCACGGTCGAGTTCGTCGAGTCGGTGCTGCCGATCCTGCGCGAGCGCGGCGCGTTCCGCGGCGCGTACGCGGACGGCGAGTCGCTGCGCGAGCGCCTGACCGGCTCCGGCGACCGGGCGCTGCCCGCCGGCCACCCGGCCGCGCGGCACCGCCACTGA
- a CDS encoding riboflavin kinase, with translation MPERRPAPLSGTVVHGAGRGRGLGLPTANLSPAPGAVVPPPAIYSGWLTRPSTGDVHRATISIGTNPTFGDSSEVHVEVHCHDAPDGLDLYGERVELWFVARLRDTERFASVEDLLRAAHEDVRRSAALLAAAPAPTASPRTTTP, from the coding sequence ATGCCTGAGCGGCGGCCGGCGCCCCTGTCCGGCACCGTCGTCCACGGTGCCGGCCGGGGGCGGGGCCTGGGCCTCCCCACCGCGAACCTCTCCCCCGCGCCCGGCGCGGTCGTCCCGCCGCCCGCGATCTACAGCGGCTGGCTGACCCGCCCGTCGACCGGGGACGTGCACCGGGCGACGATCAGCATCGGCACCAACCCGACCTTCGGCGACTCGTCCGAGGTCCACGTCGAGGTGCACTGCCACGACGCCCCGGACGGCCTCGACCTGTACGGCGAACGGGTCGAGCTGTGGTTCGTCGCCCGGCTGCGCGACACTGAAAGGTTCGCCAGCGTCGAGGACCTGCTGCGCGCCGCCCACGAGGACGTCCGCCGCTCGGCGGCCCTGCTCGCCGCCGCACCCGCCCCCACCGCGAGCCCCCGCACCACCACCCCCTGA
- a CDS encoding nicotinamide mononucleotide transporter family protein has translation MSAFHWLNEQFGFFGLPVYWSDFLGNILALATVWLALRRSLVAWPVQILGSVFLLIASLNVHLGGNAARQVVIIVSASWGWATWKRSRAQEGTINVRWANWTERAVLAAAMVLGTLAFGAVLNWQDASFYPGAPLWMVMADAWIFVGSIIAMYSQARRYVEFWFVWLAVDLVGVPLAVHSELYFSGIVYAIFFVMVVLGIRDWASRSRPQEIASPLEPAVLVESREDTPR, from the coding sequence ATGAGCGCGTTCCACTGGCTGAACGAGCAGTTCGGCTTCTTCGGCCTCCCCGTCTACTGGTCCGACTTCCTGGGCAACATCCTGGCGCTCGCCACCGTCTGGCTGGCCCTGCGCCGGTCGCTGGTGGCCTGGCCGGTGCAGATCCTCGGCTCGGTGTTCCTGCTGATCGCCAGCCTGAACGTGCACCTCGGCGGCAACGCCGCCCGGCAGGTCGTGATCATCGTCTCGGCGTCCTGGGGCTGGGCGACCTGGAAGCGCAGCCGCGCCCAGGAGGGCACCATCAACGTCCGCTGGGCGAACTGGACCGAACGCGCGGTGCTGGCCGCCGCTATGGTGCTCGGCACGCTCGCGTTCGGCGCGGTGCTCAACTGGCAGGACGCCTCGTTCTACCCGGGCGCGCCGCTGTGGATGGTGATGGCGGACGCGTGGATCTTCGTCGGCTCGATCATCGCGATGTACAGCCAGGCCCGCCGCTACGTGGAGTTCTGGTTCGTCTGGCTGGCGGTCGACCTGGTCGGCGTGCCGCTGGCGGTCCACTCGGAGCTGTACTTCTCCGGCATCGTCTACGCGATCTTCTTCGTCATGGTGGTGCTCGGCATCCGCGACTGGGCCTCCCGCAGCCGCCCGCAGGAGATCGCCTCCCCGCTGGAGCCCGCCGTCCTGGTCGAAAGCCGCGAGGACACCCCCCGCTGA
- a CDS encoding ribokinase: protein MPSITVVGSVNRDLVLTVEDLPRPGETVLARGFVEGVGGKGANQAVAAARLGSQVRLVARVGADAAPIRRALAAEGVDLDAVLTAPDASTGIASVVVDRAGENTIVVNPGANAVLSVEDLPQWLARTPGEVLLVQHEVAAEVVAAAVLRAREQGGTVVLNPAPARPVAPEVLAAVDVLVPNLGELAALLGAEPVTGLPAARELLERAALPCGAVVVTLGADGALIKRPGRPGSVHLPAPVVDAIDTVGAGDTFCGALADALARGADLPTAAARAVRAASLAVTGLGAQSSMPRAAQLDSPGPAAS from the coding sequence ATGCCGTCCATCACCGTCGTCGGTTCGGTCAACCGCGACCTCGTCCTGACCGTCGAGGACCTGCCGCGGCCCGGCGAGACCGTGCTCGCGCGGGGCTTCGTCGAGGGCGTCGGCGGCAAGGGCGCCAACCAGGCCGTCGCGGCGGCCCGGCTCGGCTCGCAGGTGCGCCTGGTGGCCCGGGTCGGGGCGGACGCGGCGCCGATCCGGCGGGCGCTGGCCGCCGAGGGCGTGGACCTCGACGCGGTGCTCACCGCGCCGGACGCCAGTACCGGGATCGCCTCGGTGGTGGTCGACCGCGCGGGCGAGAACACCATCGTGGTCAACCCGGGCGCGAACGCCGTGCTCTCGGTCGAGGACCTGCCGCAGTGGCTGGCCCGCACGCCCGGCGAGGTGCTCCTGGTCCAGCACGAGGTGGCCGCCGAGGTGGTGGCCGCCGCGGTGCTGCGGGCCCGCGAGCAGGGCGGCACGGTCGTGCTCAACCCGGCCCCGGCCCGTCCGGTCGCCCCCGAGGTGCTGGCCGCCGTCGACGTCCTGGTCCCCAACCTGGGCGAGCTGGCCGCCCTGCTCGGCGCCGAGCCCGTCACCGGACTGCCCGCCGCGCGCGAGCTGCTGGAGCGCGCCGCGCTGCCCTGCGGGGCGGTGGTGGTCACGCTCGGCGCGGACGGGGCGCTGATCAAGCGGCCGGGCCGCCCCGGCAGCGTCCACCTGCCCGCCCCGGTGGTGGACGCCATCGACACCGTCGGCGCCGGCGACACCTTCTGCGGCGCGCTCGCCGACGCGCTCGCCCGCGGCGCCGACCTGCCCACCGCCGCGGCCCGCGCCGTCCGGGCGGCCTCGCTGGCCGTCACCGGGCTCGGCGCCCAGTCCTCGATGCCCCGTGCGGCGCAGCTCGACTCCCCCGGGCCCGCCGCGTCCTGA